The nucleotide sequence CTACTCGTCATCGACGCAAAAAGCACCGCTTCTATTCTAATGGGGCATATCATCACTTTTTATCTTGTAAATGAATAACATGTCTCCTCATGAATCTATCTATAATTGTATGCGTTGTTCTCAAAAATTGATAATCCTAAAAACCACTCACCTCCGACTGAGTTAAGATAATTACACTTTATTGTTTATTAGCCGGAGAAGATCGATCTCCTTAGTCAGACTGATTTGTTCTACAGAATGTCATTGAGGACCCTACAGCTGTTCCTTGATTTTGTGTTCTAACGTAACTGAGAAGATAAGAACGAGAGAACCTTTTTCTTGTCATCTTTAATTACAATCGCTAACATTATCGTCATAGCctctttaattattttgttgttattattattaaaattactACCATAATTGGAACAAAACGTCATTCAACGATTCTTAAGAGTTGCTGTTTCTTCCTCAACTTCAAcgcaaaacacaaaacaaaacaaaaacgaaaaactgCAGGTGATATAGACTCAGAGTTGATGAAGAAGTTTGTTGAGGTTTTTAATGAAGTGTTTTAAGTACCGAGCGGGTAAAAAAGCAATTATAGGATCAAATGGATTCAAGCAAGACCGGCTAAAACCTTCGAACAAAAACAAACCGTGTACTTTATGTGACGCCTCAATAAAAATTTGAGGTTTTACCCTATTTCGTTTTTTAATGTTGGCCATAAATAAATTTGCCTAGTAAAAGTTTAGTTATTTACTTGGCCTCATGCATTGTATAACGGAGAACAACATATTAGGCTCAAAAGTGTTAATAAATTATTCTATGAAAATGTTAAAAGCTCTTGATAACTATGTCCAGAGAAAAGCACATAAGTATGGCTATGTTTCATTGAATAAAAATGTATCCCATGGCTTTAATATGCTTGTCACCATTATCTGGGGCGATGACTGCCTCGTTACCGCACGTGTTCGATGAATCATGGTTACCGGTCGTGCCAAACCCGATTCTAGAATCACAAGTACCGCAATCGGCCTCGTTGTTACCAACGATGCCAATCCTTGCTTTTGCGTGGCTTTGACTGTTGCAAATTACATTGAACCCTTCCTTTCTACAGCCTAGCTGAAGTGAGCCTTGGGAACCAAGGAGCGATTTCCACTTAGCGGCGCCCAATGATGTGGAACGGAATTGCTGGTCAGCGATCGATGAGTACAAGGAGTCAGCCGATTGGTTTACAGCGATGAAATGCACAGTTTGTTCACCAGGGATCTTCATGCCGAGACAAATCTTTGAGAAGGGTGTCTCCCAATAAGTGGGTAATTTCGTCTCTTGTTCGTCAAATCCTGTCTCACCTCCCACGATATTGAAAGCAGTTTTGTCGCTCCATAAAGGGGAGTCATATTGAAATGTTTGCTACAAAATTACagcaagtgaaaaaaataattaggaTTGGGACAAATGATTTGGATCCTTTCTTCATCAAATCAAACGTAATTAAAGGATTTCATTCAGAAATAAACGAAACTTTTTCAGTCTCTCTAATCTTATTCCCCTAGTTGACATCTTAAAGTTAAGTTCTATTTGTCTCCGACCATGCATCCGTATCTCTGATTTTTCGGCTGTAAATCTTAACTGTTTTCTGCAAACATTATGGGGGCATGCAGCTATTGTATgaccaacaaaaataaataattaaaacaaccTGTGCT is from Pocillopora verrucosa isolate sample1 chromosome 7, ASM3666991v2, whole genome shotgun sequence and encodes:
- the LOC131780323 gene encoding uncharacterized protein, whose product is MIRAVEVKDKKFCAALCFMENNCFSYNTKTRSINGKLKCELNNATHEEHENDLLDNPDYVYRAAENACASNPCSNKATCQTGFTNFGYRCLCPRGFTGQTCENAISSCKEIHDSNRFIENKAYFLKVGNQSILAYCVLNETSLGPCGGGGWTLVMKINGAQQTFQYDSPLWSDKTAFNIVGGETGFDEQETKLPTYWETPFSKICLGMKIPGEQTVHFIAVNQSADSLYSSIADQQFRSTSLGAAKWKSLLGSQGSLQLGCRKEGFNVICNSQSHAKARIGIVGNNEADCGTCDSRIGFGTTGNHDSSNTCGNEAVIAPDNGDKHIKAMGYIFIQ